Proteins co-encoded in one Arthrobacter alpinus genomic window:
- a CDS encoding shikimate dehydrogenase family protein, which yields MRSLPLPEPLPDIRRGAVLGHPIGHSQSPAMHNAAYTVLGAPFAYTAYDLQVPQLAAFLDQVRAHGSWFGLSVTMPLKNAAVDLMDTLTPVAAALGAVNTIVITTDDAGHAHLLGDNTDVAGIYNSLRHAGVGERPRAAILGGGGTAVSAIAALAHLQAVEITVFVRNLEKSAGTLEVAATLGAAVVLESFDGAAAKLAGYDVVISTLPPHGADALAEEFAAAGNDVAGALLLDVAYDPWPSALGQAWEGAGGTVVAGIEMLLYQGVEQVKLFSAAGGFGELDTVQVRDVINVMCDAIGVHRRDSHEQNMAG from the coding sequence GTGCGCTCTCTTCCCCTACCGGAACCGCTGCCTGATATTCGTCGGGGAGCGGTTCTGGGGCACCCGATTGGGCACTCGCAGTCGCCGGCCATGCATAACGCCGCGTACACGGTGCTGGGTGCACCATTCGCCTACACCGCCTATGATCTGCAGGTGCCGCAGTTGGCCGCTTTCCTGGATCAGGTGCGTGCCCATGGCAGCTGGTTCGGGCTGTCCGTGACCATGCCGCTGAAGAATGCGGCCGTGGACCTCATGGACACCCTGACACCCGTGGCGGCGGCCTTGGGGGCCGTGAACACCATTGTGATCACCACGGACGACGCCGGACATGCTCACCTTTTGGGGGACAACACCGACGTGGCTGGGATCTATAACTCTCTGCGCCACGCAGGCGTGGGGGAGCGGCCCCGGGCAGCCATCTTGGGTGGCGGTGGGACCGCGGTCTCAGCCATTGCCGCACTGGCGCATCTTCAAGCCGTGGAGATCACGGTGTTTGTCCGTAACTTGGAGAAGTCCGCTGGGACTCTCGAGGTGGCGGCGACTCTCGGTGCCGCCGTCGTGCTTGAATCTTTTGACGGTGCAGCAGCAAAACTTGCCGGCTATGACGTAGTCATCTCCACGCTGCCGCCCCACGGAGCCGACGCCCTCGCAGAAGAGTTTGCGGCCGCCGGAAACGACGTTGCGGGCGCGCTGTTGCTGGATGTTGCCTATGATCCGTGGCCCAGCGCCTTGGGTCAGGCATGGGAGGGAGCCGGCGGAACTGTTGTGGCTGGAATCGAAATGCTTTTGTATCAAGGTGTTGAACAAGTCAAGCTGTTTTCAGCGGCCGGAGGGTTCGGCGAACTGGACACAGTGCAAGTCAGGGACGTCATCAATGTGATGTGCGACGCAATTGGCGTCCACAGGCGCGATTCCCATGAGCAGAACATGGCAGGATAG